The segment TTTTGAAAATCCCCTTGATTGAGATCAGGAATTTCTAGAGAGAGACGAAGGGATTGAAAGCGATCGCGAAGACGTTCGGCTTTGATCGATCGCGGACTCGACGCAAACCCATGTAGATAGAAATATTTCATCTCTCTCAAGAATTTAATAACTAATTTGCAATGTCACTGAGCCTTCTACTCGTTGTTCTCCACCGATCACCGGACTCGGAGCTGCTGAAACTTTCGCATCTCGCATCTGCATTAACGCCGCTTCCCGAAAAACTGGAGTAGGAGGCGTTGCGCCATTAATCTGAACACTGACGATGTCTTTGCGCGTCAGATTCAATGCACTAAAGACGGCATCTGCCTGAGTCTGCGCGTCTTGGGTTGCTTTGCGCAGCGCCACTTTCTGTGCCGCTGCGATCGCATCATCCGAAGCCACAAAACTCACGCTATCAATCCGAGTCGCCCCTGCGCGCACTGCTTCATCTAAAATTCCACCCGCGCGCTCATTTGACGTACGAAATGAAACTGTATTAGAAGCCGTATAACCAATCAATGTCTGACGATTATTCGCGTAGTCATAACGAGGACTCAAATTAATCCCAGTCGTTTCCAACTTCTCAACCTGACGCGATTTCAAGAAATTGACAACCGAATTCGATTTGCGTGCCACTTCCTGCTGTACTTCATTCGCAGTCTTACCCTGCACCTCAACTCCCAACCGCACTTGTGCCAGTGTCGTCTGGATATCTTCAAATCCACGACCCGAAACCGTCAATGTCCGCATGAGTTTCTCCTGAGCAAAGGCAGGACTGATCATTGCAAAGCTCATCATTCCAACTGCGATCGGCACAGCACTCAGCCAGTGAGATTTCCGAACTAAACTCATCATCACCAATATCCATTGCGTAAGAATCCTTTTACTGTGCCATCGAATTGAATCCTTGCCGCGCTCAGTTACGCTTTTCGCAACCTGATTCAGAGTTTAGAAAAGTTAAGTTTTCTTAAACGGTGTAGCAATATTGCCGTACCCCTCTATGTTTGTTTATTAAGGAACCCAGGAACGCGCGAAATCGTTTATGATTAGTAATCATGTTCTACGCAATTTACCAGTAGTTCGCTAAAATAGTAGGGTAGAATCTAATACTCAAAAAGATTAGTTCTATCTCTTGATTTATCACTGATCGGGAACGCTAACCACAGATGGCAAATTCATCGATGCCCCTCTTAATCTTGCCGGATTGCCGATGTTATGTTGCCACTGTCTTCTTTCCACTTGAATGAGTCTGACTCGATTCAAGAGTTGCGCCTAGTCCCTTTACTGCTTCAACAATGACTTTAAGAGTGTCGCCTCCCCAGTCTCGCCTTCCGAGCCTCTCTCTTTTTACGCTTCATCCTCGATCTTTGATGAGAAAGCTCCCTTGCGATCCCTGCGATCCAAAAAATCCCTAAAGTTCTGTTCAGTACGAGACTGCGGAGAAAATCAAACTGCGGTCTAATTTCGATTACATAGAGTTATTTCGCTCAGGAGAAGCACATGCTACACCGCAAGATCTATCAACTCTGTTGTGACGGTCGCGAAGTCTGGATCTTCTTGCGGGATCAACAGCGCTGGATCGAACGTGCCAAAATCCTTGATATCGAAGGTGATCTGGTCACACTGCGCTACGAAACCGAAGAAGAAGATGAAAATTGCTCTTGGGAAGAAATGGTCCGCCTCGAAAGCATTGGGGCGGTAACTCAAAAGCTTGCCTCTGTTCCAAAAGGCTGTGTCGAACCCCTGGTTTCCGATGATTGTCCTGAAGCGGAACAACTCTCAAACCCACCCTTCGACAAACGCGAAGACTAAGACTAATTCAGCTTCGGCAAATTTAAGGCAAGAGAGGAAAGAGCAATCTTTCCTCTCTTTGCTTTTTAGTTTTTTTAGCGCCTCATTTCGTTGCAATCGAGGTGTCTCTGAAGCAGACGAGAAACTCAATTCCAAGGTTTTTCAAAGTAGTCCGGGCAATCGATCGCATCTTCAGACAGCGCGCTCATTGGATGAACTGGGCATTTGAGATTGTAATCGCCTGTGAAGAATTGACAATCTGGGCAAGGGATTTGATGCATGTGTTTAGCTTCATTCACGGCATCACGAGTTGCTGTGAACACCCGCCAAACCAGCATCAAGACTAAGCTCCATGCCATCACAAAGCAAATCGGAACCAGAAACGGACGAAACCAGATGATCAGATGCGCCAGAAATTTAAAGAGCATAAGTTAAAAATAAAGCTGATCGATTCGGGCAGTTTAGGATAAATATTAATAGAGCCTGCTGGCATCTATCCCTGGCTTAAGGGTTATTTACCAAGTTTCGCGATGCCCCTTCACAGACACTACTTATGAGAGTTTCTCTTGCCTCCAGTCCCGCGCAATCTAAGCAGCTTCGTCACCAGCTTGCTCACCCTGAAGATTCCCTCTCTTATGAGTTGGGCAAAGCCGTCCAAGAACTGCCCCCGGTCTACACGCGATTCATGGCAGGCAGTATTAGTGTCCTTGTGCTAGGCACGATCGGGTGGGCGCACTTTAGCGAAGTGGAAGAAGTCGCGAATGCTCAAGGTAAATTAATTCCCTCGACTGAGGTTCGACCCTTCCGCGCTCCCAGTGTGGGGACGATTACCAA is part of the Leptolyngbya boryana PCC 6306 genome and harbors:
- a CDS encoding SIMPL domain-containing protein encodes the protein MMSLVRKSHWLSAVPIAVGMMSFAMISPAFAQEKLMRTLTVSGRGFEDIQTTLAQVRLGVEVQGKTANEVQQEVARKSNSVVNFLKSRQVEKLETTGINLSPRYDYANNRQTLIGYTASNTVSFRTSNERAGGILDEAVRAGATRIDSVSFVASDDAIAAAQKVALRKATQDAQTQADAVFSALNLTRKDIVSVQINGATPPTPVFREAALMQMRDAKVSAAPSPVIGGEQRVEGSVTLQISY
- a CDS encoding DUF6679 family protein gives rise to the protein MLHRKIYQLCCDGREVWIFLRDQQRWIERAKILDIEGDLVTLRYETEEEDENCSWEEMVRLESIGAVTQKLASVPKGCVEPLVSDDCPEAEQLSNPPFDKRED